Proteins encoded in a region of the Tribolium castaneum strain GA2 chromosome 7, icTriCast1.1, whole genome shotgun sequence genome:
- the GAPcenA gene encoding rab GTPase-activating protein 1-like isoform X2 produces the protein MEDSLSVKSNESVATSEEFDFVGDKPANKTPTLDIKGDLSELKSALTEVLQESGRNMDEVDGKEKKIGHSTFYGCLVEPGKDPLSRTGEDSPGEKQDSVKQDSNEEEEDIDQDCTIFAGVTYLGAAAINAPKSEAEIQRNMTILNEQSSEQGIKVSVSVPCSSQGFVVLYDANSNSVISRYEIHRILFYARGAIDGSEAGCFAFTWSHGDTQESAIFQCHVFRCDIAEAVSRVSACFAKAFQRVPRSMSSSVTSALDMTGSITTIPEARTLMYVFEVSLEIKEDDGKGQLSTVGKDRSGFKLKTNLEKQLCLSIRQVSDNGPQLHIERCFGVLVAPGRHVRHSDMQLLEMKEQVPSNNSCTLISATWDPTEPSFESLNQETPKDVKQFMTVAVDLVIRGIQEPVRFQIETPVRIFGQNERNFWYFQKRSLVQQFFLNLKEVVAGDLNDIYYEVLNMETSGELDRNLLNLNLNLSSLIQSPSITSIDTITPKDEYNSDGDEPLLSGTGLVSKDCSEDVLESWAEVLNRWKSTKQPPKQLASLVRTGIPEALRGEVWQRLAGVEEDTEMMENYRLLITKESSCENVIQRDIARTFPAHDFFKEAGGLGQDSLYRVSKAYAVYDSEVGYCQGLSFLAATLLLHMPEEQAFCVLVKLMYNYHLRDLYKDGFDNLYLRLYQLNCLMKEQLSPLWQHFADHHVETHMFASQWFLTLFTARFPLNFVFQIIDVFLLQGIDTLFQVALALLTAYAKDLLQLDFEGILKYFRVSLPKKCRNEDATRQLIKSACMIKLKKLRKFEAEYFALKDGWEIIILDSEAADNAESEANEVQQLRVTLGRYEDERKLMFDEIAQLKDMLKREVEQAEKDKKNYTTIINDYKLVRQRLDTQLHAVRTELENLKYKLSNCDNCKVLIDEPKQYNEETETDGSERVRELELELAQTKLAQVEAECRNQDLIHRLRTTEIELTSAKNSWPPWLSKTLSSIKEVANKKDFGNMTYPSNIPNTTPSFISHINAIRRDSVPLRSDHSNVREQRRDSTPIIKDSQSCSSLKTHN, from the exons ATGGAGGATAGTTTGAGCGTGAAATCAAATGAGTCGGTGGCAACGAGCGAAGAGTTTGATTTCGTTGGGGACAAGCCTGCGAACAAGACGCCCACGTTGGATATTAAGGGGGATCTAAGCGAGTTGAAGAGTGCCTTGACGGAGGTGCTGCAGGAGTCGGGGAGGAATATGGACGAGGTGGACGGCAAGGAGAAGAAGATCGGGCATTCGACGTTTTATGGGTGTTTGGTGGAGCCGGGGAAGGACCCGCTGTCAAGGACGGGGGAGGACAGTCCCGGGGAAAAACAGGACTCGGTCAAGCAGGACTCCAATGAGGAGGAGGAAG ATATCGATCAAGATTGTACAATTTTCGCTGGTGTGACATATTTGGGCGCCGCCGCCATAAACGCCCCCAAATCGGAGGCCGAAATCCAACGAAACATGACCATATTAAACGAACAAAGTTCAGAACAAGGGATTAAAGTCTCGGTTTCGGTGCCATGCTCATCGCAGGGGTTTGTGGT TCTGTACGACGCCAACTCGAATTCGGTGATTTCCCGCTATGAGATACACCgtattttgttttatgctCGGGGGGCGATCGACGGTAGCGAAGCCGGTTGTTTTGCCTTTACGTGGTCACATGGTGATACGCAAGAATCCGCCATTTTCCAGTGCCATGTTTTCCGGTGTGACATAGCCGAGGCGGTGTCACGTGTCTCAG CGTGTTTTGCGAAGGCGTTTCAAAGAGTGCCACGCTCGATGAGCAGTTCGGTCACGTCGGCTTTGGATATGACAGGGTCCATAACCACAATACCCGAAGCCAGGACGCTTATGTATGTATTTGAAGTCAGTTTGGAGATTAAGGAGGATGACGGGAAg GGACAACTGTCGACAGTTGGTAAAGACAGGTCCGggtttaaattgaaaacaaatttgGAGAAACAGCTGTGTTTGAGCATACGGCAGGTGTCGGATAATGGGCCCCAGTTGCATATTGAGCGTTGTTTTGGGGTACTGGTGGCCCCCGGACGACATGTGCGCCACTCCGACATGCAACTACTCGAAATG AAAGAACAAGTTCCGTCGAATAACTCCTGTACTTTAATTTCGGCGACTTGGGATCCGACCGAACCTTCGTTCGAGTCGTTAAATCAGGAAACACCGAAAGATGTGAAACAATTCATGACAGTCGCTGTGGATCTAGTGATACGTGGAATACAGGAACCTGTAAGGTTTCAAATCGAAACACCGGTCCGTATTTTCGGACAGAATGAGCGAAATTTCTGGTATTTTCAGAAGAGGTCGCTCGtgcaacagttttttttgaatCTCAAAGag GTGGTGGCTGGTGATCTCAACGACATATACTATGAAGTTTTGAATATGGAAACGTCGGGTGAATTGGACAGGAATTTACTTAATCTTAACTTAAATCTATCGAGCCTTATACAGTCACCTAGTATTACGTCCATTGATACCATAACGCCTAAAGATGAGTACAATTCAG ATGGTGACGAGCCCCTCCTTAGCGGCACCGGTCTCGTGTCGAAAGACTGCTCCGAAGACGTCCTTGAAAGTTGGGCCGAGGTTTTGAATCGTTGGAAGTCAACAAAACAGCCACCTAAACAACTCGCCAGTCTAGTCCGTACCGGAATTCCGGAAGCTTTAAGAGGTGAAGTATGGCAGCGTTTAGCCGGCGTCGAAGAAGACACAGAAATGATGGAAAATTACAGATTACTTATCACAAAA GAGAGCAGTTGCGAGAATGTGATCCAACGCGACATCGCACGCACTTTCCCGGcccatgattttttcaaagaagCCGGTGGTCTAGGACAAGACTCTCTCTACAGGGTTAGCAAAGCCTACGCCGTCTACGATTCAGAAGTCGGCTATTGTCAGGGACTTAGTTTTTTAGCGGCCACGTTACTGTTGCAC ATGCCTGAGGAACAAGCTTTCTGTGTTTTAGTCAAACTGATGTACAATTATCACTTGAGGGATTTGTATAAAGACGGCTTTGACAATCTCTACCTACGCCTGTATCAACTCAATTGTCTTATGAAAGAACAGTTGTCGCCTTTGTGGCAACACTTCGCCGATCATCACGTGGAAACACACATGTTTGCATCGCAGTGGTTTCTGACCTTATTTACTGCCAGATTTCCcctaaattttgttttccaaATAATTGATGTTTTCTTGTTGCAAGGAATCGATACTTTGTTTCAAGTCGCTTTGGCTCTCTTAACG GCGTATGCGAAAGATTTGCTACAGTTGGATTTTGAAGGCATTTTGAAATACTTTCGCGTTTCTCTGCCGAAAAAATGTCGCAATGAGGACGCCACAAGACAATTGATCAAGTCGGCTTGTATGATAAAATTGAAGAAGTTGCGAAAATTTGAAGCGGAATATTTCGCCCTGAAAG ACGGCTGGGAAATTATCATTTTGGATTCAGAAGCTGCAGATAACGCCGAAAGTGAAGCGAACGAAGTGCAACAATTGCGTGTGACGTTGGGACGGTACGAAGATGAACGGAAATTAATGTTTGACGAAATCGCACAGTTGAAAGATATGTTGAAACGCGAAGTGGAACAAgcagagaaagataaaaagaaTTACACGACAATCATAAACGATTATAAGTTGGTTAGACAAAGGTTGGATACTCAGTTGCACGCAGTACGGACCGAATTGGAGAATCTCAAA TATAAACTGTCGAATTGTGACAATTGTAAGGTTCTTATCGACGAACCGAAACAGTACAACGAAGAGACCGAAACTGACGGCTCCGAAAGGGTGCGAGAATTGGAGTTAGAGTTGGCGCAAACCAAGCTTGCGCAAGTCGAAGCCGAGTGTCGCAATCAG GATTTGATTCATCGGTTGCGCACAACCGAAATCGAGTTAACTTCGGCCAAAAACAGCTGGCCACCGTGGTTGAGTAAGACGTTGAGTTCGATCAAAGAAGTTGCCAATAAGAAAGATTTTGGCAATATGACATATCCCAGCAACATTCCGAACACAACGCCCTCTTTTATATCACACATAAATGCAATACGACGCGATAGCGTGCCATTGAGGAGTGACCATAGTAATGTAAGGGAGCAGAGACGCGACTCGACCCCGATTATCAAGGATTCTCAGAGTTGTAGTAGTTTGAAGACTCACAATTGA
- the GAPcenA gene encoding rab GTPase-activating protein 1-like isoform X1, which translates to MEDSLSVKSNESVATSEEFDFVGDKPANKTPTLDIKGDLSELKSALTEVLQESGRNMDEVDGKEKKIGHSTFYGCLVEPGKDPLSRTGEDSPGEKQDSVKQDSNEEEEVSDIDQDCTIFAGVTYLGAAAINAPKSEAEIQRNMTILNEQSSEQGIKVSVSVPCSSQGFVVLYDANSNSVISRYEIHRILFYARGAIDGSEAGCFAFTWSHGDTQESAIFQCHVFRCDIAEAVSRVSACFAKAFQRVPRSMSSSVTSALDMTGSITTIPEARTLMYVFEVSLEIKEDDGKGQLSTVGKDRSGFKLKTNLEKQLCLSIRQVSDNGPQLHIERCFGVLVAPGRHVRHSDMQLLEMKEQVPSNNSCTLISATWDPTEPSFESLNQETPKDVKQFMTVAVDLVIRGIQEPVRFQIETPVRIFGQNERNFWYFQKRSLVQQFFLNLKEVVAGDLNDIYYEVLNMETSGELDRNLLNLNLNLSSLIQSPSITSIDTITPKDEYNSDGDEPLLSGTGLVSKDCSEDVLESWAEVLNRWKSTKQPPKQLASLVRTGIPEALRGEVWQRLAGVEEDTEMMENYRLLITKESSCENVIQRDIARTFPAHDFFKEAGGLGQDSLYRVSKAYAVYDSEVGYCQGLSFLAATLLLHMPEEQAFCVLVKLMYNYHLRDLYKDGFDNLYLRLYQLNCLMKEQLSPLWQHFADHHVETHMFASQWFLTLFTARFPLNFVFQIIDVFLLQGIDTLFQVALALLTAYAKDLLQLDFEGILKYFRVSLPKKCRNEDATRQLIKSACMIKLKKLRKFEAEYFALKDGWEIIILDSEAADNAESEANEVQQLRVTLGRYEDERKLMFDEIAQLKDMLKREVEQAEKDKKNYTTIINDYKLVRQRLDTQLHAVRTELENLKYKLSNCDNCKVLIDEPKQYNEETETDGSERVRELELELAQTKLAQVEAECRNQDLIHRLRTTEIELTSAKNSWPPWLSKTLSSIKEVANKKDFGNMTYPSNIPNTTPSFISHINAIRRDSVPLRSDHSNVREQRRDSTPIIKDSQSCSSLKTHN; encoded by the exons ATGGAGGATAGTTTGAGCGTGAAATCAAATGAGTCGGTGGCAACGAGCGAAGAGTTTGATTTCGTTGGGGACAAGCCTGCGAACAAGACGCCCACGTTGGATATTAAGGGGGATCTAAGCGAGTTGAAGAGTGCCTTGACGGAGGTGCTGCAGGAGTCGGGGAGGAATATGGACGAGGTGGACGGCAAGGAGAAGAAGATCGGGCATTCGACGTTTTATGGGTGTTTGGTGGAGCCGGGGAAGGACCCGCTGTCAAGGACGGGGGAGGACAGTCCCGGGGAAAAACAGGACTCGGTCAAGCAGGACTCCAATGAGGAGGAGGAAG TTTCAGATATCGATCAAGATTGTACAATTTTCGCTGGTGTGACATATTTGGGCGCCGCCGCCATAAACGCCCCCAAATCGGAGGCCGAAATCCAACGAAACATGACCATATTAAACGAACAAAGTTCAGAACAAGGGATTAAAGTCTCGGTTTCGGTGCCATGCTCATCGCAGGGGTTTGTGGT TCTGTACGACGCCAACTCGAATTCGGTGATTTCCCGCTATGAGATACACCgtattttgttttatgctCGGGGGGCGATCGACGGTAGCGAAGCCGGTTGTTTTGCCTTTACGTGGTCACATGGTGATACGCAAGAATCCGCCATTTTCCAGTGCCATGTTTTCCGGTGTGACATAGCCGAGGCGGTGTCACGTGTCTCAG CGTGTTTTGCGAAGGCGTTTCAAAGAGTGCCACGCTCGATGAGCAGTTCGGTCACGTCGGCTTTGGATATGACAGGGTCCATAACCACAATACCCGAAGCCAGGACGCTTATGTATGTATTTGAAGTCAGTTTGGAGATTAAGGAGGATGACGGGAAg GGACAACTGTCGACAGTTGGTAAAGACAGGTCCGggtttaaattgaaaacaaatttgGAGAAACAGCTGTGTTTGAGCATACGGCAGGTGTCGGATAATGGGCCCCAGTTGCATATTGAGCGTTGTTTTGGGGTACTGGTGGCCCCCGGACGACATGTGCGCCACTCCGACATGCAACTACTCGAAATG AAAGAACAAGTTCCGTCGAATAACTCCTGTACTTTAATTTCGGCGACTTGGGATCCGACCGAACCTTCGTTCGAGTCGTTAAATCAGGAAACACCGAAAGATGTGAAACAATTCATGACAGTCGCTGTGGATCTAGTGATACGTGGAATACAGGAACCTGTAAGGTTTCAAATCGAAACACCGGTCCGTATTTTCGGACAGAATGAGCGAAATTTCTGGTATTTTCAGAAGAGGTCGCTCGtgcaacagttttttttgaatCTCAAAGag GTGGTGGCTGGTGATCTCAACGACATATACTATGAAGTTTTGAATATGGAAACGTCGGGTGAATTGGACAGGAATTTACTTAATCTTAACTTAAATCTATCGAGCCTTATACAGTCACCTAGTATTACGTCCATTGATACCATAACGCCTAAAGATGAGTACAATTCAG ATGGTGACGAGCCCCTCCTTAGCGGCACCGGTCTCGTGTCGAAAGACTGCTCCGAAGACGTCCTTGAAAGTTGGGCCGAGGTTTTGAATCGTTGGAAGTCAACAAAACAGCCACCTAAACAACTCGCCAGTCTAGTCCGTACCGGAATTCCGGAAGCTTTAAGAGGTGAAGTATGGCAGCGTTTAGCCGGCGTCGAAGAAGACACAGAAATGATGGAAAATTACAGATTACTTATCACAAAA GAGAGCAGTTGCGAGAATGTGATCCAACGCGACATCGCACGCACTTTCCCGGcccatgattttttcaaagaagCCGGTGGTCTAGGACAAGACTCTCTCTACAGGGTTAGCAAAGCCTACGCCGTCTACGATTCAGAAGTCGGCTATTGTCAGGGACTTAGTTTTTTAGCGGCCACGTTACTGTTGCAC ATGCCTGAGGAACAAGCTTTCTGTGTTTTAGTCAAACTGATGTACAATTATCACTTGAGGGATTTGTATAAAGACGGCTTTGACAATCTCTACCTACGCCTGTATCAACTCAATTGTCTTATGAAAGAACAGTTGTCGCCTTTGTGGCAACACTTCGCCGATCATCACGTGGAAACACACATGTTTGCATCGCAGTGGTTTCTGACCTTATTTACTGCCAGATTTCCcctaaattttgttttccaaATAATTGATGTTTTCTTGTTGCAAGGAATCGATACTTTGTTTCAAGTCGCTTTGGCTCTCTTAACG GCGTATGCGAAAGATTTGCTACAGTTGGATTTTGAAGGCATTTTGAAATACTTTCGCGTTTCTCTGCCGAAAAAATGTCGCAATGAGGACGCCACAAGACAATTGATCAAGTCGGCTTGTATGATAAAATTGAAGAAGTTGCGAAAATTTGAAGCGGAATATTTCGCCCTGAAAG ACGGCTGGGAAATTATCATTTTGGATTCAGAAGCTGCAGATAACGCCGAAAGTGAAGCGAACGAAGTGCAACAATTGCGTGTGACGTTGGGACGGTACGAAGATGAACGGAAATTAATGTTTGACGAAATCGCACAGTTGAAAGATATGTTGAAACGCGAAGTGGAACAAgcagagaaagataaaaagaaTTACACGACAATCATAAACGATTATAAGTTGGTTAGACAAAGGTTGGATACTCAGTTGCACGCAGTACGGACCGAATTGGAGAATCTCAAA TATAAACTGTCGAATTGTGACAATTGTAAGGTTCTTATCGACGAACCGAAACAGTACAACGAAGAGACCGAAACTGACGGCTCCGAAAGGGTGCGAGAATTGGAGTTAGAGTTGGCGCAAACCAAGCTTGCGCAAGTCGAAGCCGAGTGTCGCAATCAG GATTTGATTCATCGGTTGCGCACAACCGAAATCGAGTTAACTTCGGCCAAAAACAGCTGGCCACCGTGGTTGAGTAAGACGTTGAGTTCGATCAAAGAAGTTGCCAATAAGAAAGATTTTGGCAATATGACATATCCCAGCAACATTCCGAACACAACGCCCTCTTTTATATCACACATAAATGCAATACGACGCGATAGCGTGCCATTGAGGAGTGACCATAGTAATGTAAGGGAGCAGAGACGCGACTCGACCCCGATTATCAAGGATTCTCAGAGTTGTAGTAGTTTGAAGACTCACAATTGA
- the GAPcenA gene encoding rab GTPase-activating protein 1-like isoform X3 — protein sequence MEDSLSVKSNESVATSEEFDFVGDKPANKTPTLDIKGDLSELKSALTEVLQESGRNMDEVDGKEKKIGHSTFYGCLVEPGKDPLSRTGEDSPGEKQDSVKQDSNEEEEVSDIDQDCTIFAGVTYLGAAAINAPKSEAEIQRNMTILNEQSSEQGIKVSVSVPCSSQGFVVLYDANSNSVISRYEIHRILFYARGAIDGSEAGCFAFTWSHGDTQESAIFQCHVFRCDIAEAVSRVSACFAKAFQRVPRSMSSSVTSALDMTGSITTIPEARTLMYVFEVSLEIKEDDGKGQLSTVGKDRSGFKLKTNLEKQLCLSIRQVSDNGPQLHIERCFGVLVAPGRHVRHSDMQLLEMKEQVPSNNSCTLISATWDPTEPSFESLNQETPKDVKQFMTVAVDLVIRGIQEPVRFQIETPVRIFGQNERNFWYFQKRSLVQQFFLNLKEVVAGDLNDIYYEVLNMETSGELDRNLLNLNLNLSSLIQSPSITSIDTITPKDEYNSDGDEPLLSGTGLVSKDCSEDVLESWAEVLNRWKSTKQPPKQLASLVRTGIPEALRGEVWQRLAGVEEDTEMMENYRLLITKESSCENVIQRDIARTFPAHDFFKEAGGLGQDSLYRVSKAYAVYDSEVGYCQGLSFLAATLLLHMPEEQAFCVLVKLMYNYHLRDLYKDGFDNLYLRLYQLNCLMKEQLSPLWQHFADHHVETHMFASQWFLTLFTARFPLNFVFQIIDVFLLQGIDTLFQVALALLTAYAKDLLQLDFEGILKYFRVSLPKKCRNEDATRQLIKSACMIKLKKLRKFEAEYFALKEAADNAESEANEVQQLRVTLGRYEDERKLMFDEIAQLKDMLKREVEQAEKDKKNYTTIINDYKLVRQRLDTQLHAVRTELENLKYKLSNCDNCKVLIDEPKQYNEETETDGSERVRELELELAQTKLAQVEAECRNQDLIHRLRTTEIELTSAKNSWPPWLSKTLSSIKEVANKKDFGNMTYPSNIPNTTPSFISHINAIRRDSVPLRSDHSNVREQRRDSTPIIKDSQSCSSLKTHN from the exons ATGGAGGATAGTTTGAGCGTGAAATCAAATGAGTCGGTGGCAACGAGCGAAGAGTTTGATTTCGTTGGGGACAAGCCTGCGAACAAGACGCCCACGTTGGATATTAAGGGGGATCTAAGCGAGTTGAAGAGTGCCTTGACGGAGGTGCTGCAGGAGTCGGGGAGGAATATGGACGAGGTGGACGGCAAGGAGAAGAAGATCGGGCATTCGACGTTTTATGGGTGTTTGGTGGAGCCGGGGAAGGACCCGCTGTCAAGGACGGGGGAGGACAGTCCCGGGGAAAAACAGGACTCGGTCAAGCAGGACTCCAATGAGGAGGAGGAAG TTTCAGATATCGATCAAGATTGTACAATTTTCGCTGGTGTGACATATTTGGGCGCCGCCGCCATAAACGCCCCCAAATCGGAGGCCGAAATCCAACGAAACATGACCATATTAAACGAACAAAGTTCAGAACAAGGGATTAAAGTCTCGGTTTCGGTGCCATGCTCATCGCAGGGGTTTGTGGT TCTGTACGACGCCAACTCGAATTCGGTGATTTCCCGCTATGAGATACACCgtattttgttttatgctCGGGGGGCGATCGACGGTAGCGAAGCCGGTTGTTTTGCCTTTACGTGGTCACATGGTGATACGCAAGAATCCGCCATTTTCCAGTGCCATGTTTTCCGGTGTGACATAGCCGAGGCGGTGTCACGTGTCTCAG CGTGTTTTGCGAAGGCGTTTCAAAGAGTGCCACGCTCGATGAGCAGTTCGGTCACGTCGGCTTTGGATATGACAGGGTCCATAACCACAATACCCGAAGCCAGGACGCTTATGTATGTATTTGAAGTCAGTTTGGAGATTAAGGAGGATGACGGGAAg GGACAACTGTCGACAGTTGGTAAAGACAGGTCCGggtttaaattgaaaacaaatttgGAGAAACAGCTGTGTTTGAGCATACGGCAGGTGTCGGATAATGGGCCCCAGTTGCATATTGAGCGTTGTTTTGGGGTACTGGTGGCCCCCGGACGACATGTGCGCCACTCCGACATGCAACTACTCGAAATG AAAGAACAAGTTCCGTCGAATAACTCCTGTACTTTAATTTCGGCGACTTGGGATCCGACCGAACCTTCGTTCGAGTCGTTAAATCAGGAAACACCGAAAGATGTGAAACAATTCATGACAGTCGCTGTGGATCTAGTGATACGTGGAATACAGGAACCTGTAAGGTTTCAAATCGAAACACCGGTCCGTATTTTCGGACAGAATGAGCGAAATTTCTGGTATTTTCAGAAGAGGTCGCTCGtgcaacagttttttttgaatCTCAAAGag GTGGTGGCTGGTGATCTCAACGACATATACTATGAAGTTTTGAATATGGAAACGTCGGGTGAATTGGACAGGAATTTACTTAATCTTAACTTAAATCTATCGAGCCTTATACAGTCACCTAGTATTACGTCCATTGATACCATAACGCCTAAAGATGAGTACAATTCAG ATGGTGACGAGCCCCTCCTTAGCGGCACCGGTCTCGTGTCGAAAGACTGCTCCGAAGACGTCCTTGAAAGTTGGGCCGAGGTTTTGAATCGTTGGAAGTCAACAAAACAGCCACCTAAACAACTCGCCAGTCTAGTCCGTACCGGAATTCCGGAAGCTTTAAGAGGTGAAGTATGGCAGCGTTTAGCCGGCGTCGAAGAAGACACAGAAATGATGGAAAATTACAGATTACTTATCACAAAA GAGAGCAGTTGCGAGAATGTGATCCAACGCGACATCGCACGCACTTTCCCGGcccatgattttttcaaagaagCCGGTGGTCTAGGACAAGACTCTCTCTACAGGGTTAGCAAAGCCTACGCCGTCTACGATTCAGAAGTCGGCTATTGTCAGGGACTTAGTTTTTTAGCGGCCACGTTACTGTTGCAC ATGCCTGAGGAACAAGCTTTCTGTGTTTTAGTCAAACTGATGTACAATTATCACTTGAGGGATTTGTATAAAGACGGCTTTGACAATCTCTACCTACGCCTGTATCAACTCAATTGTCTTATGAAAGAACAGTTGTCGCCTTTGTGGCAACACTTCGCCGATCATCACGTGGAAACACACATGTTTGCATCGCAGTGGTTTCTGACCTTATTTACTGCCAGATTTCCcctaaattttgttttccaaATAATTGATGTTTTCTTGTTGCAAGGAATCGATACTTTGTTTCAAGTCGCTTTGGCTCTCTTAACG GCGTATGCGAAAGATTTGCTACAGTTGGATTTTGAAGGCATTTTGAAATACTTTCGCGTTTCTCTGCCGAAAAAATGTCGCAATGAGGACGCCACAAGACAATTGATCAAGTCGGCTTGTATGATAAAATTGAAGAAGTTGCGAAAATTTGAAGCGGAATATTTCGCCCTGAAAG AAGCTGCAGATAACGCCGAAAGTGAAGCGAACGAAGTGCAACAATTGCGTGTGACGTTGGGACGGTACGAAGATGAACGGAAATTAATGTTTGACGAAATCGCACAGTTGAAAGATATGTTGAAACGCGAAGTGGAACAAgcagagaaagataaaaagaaTTACACGACAATCATAAACGATTATAAGTTGGTTAGACAAAGGTTGGATACTCAGTTGCACGCAGTACGGACCGAATTGGAGAATCTCAAA TATAAACTGTCGAATTGTGACAATTGTAAGGTTCTTATCGACGAACCGAAACAGTACAACGAAGAGACCGAAACTGACGGCTCCGAAAGGGTGCGAGAATTGGAGTTAGAGTTGGCGCAAACCAAGCTTGCGCAAGTCGAAGCCGAGTGTCGCAATCAG GATTTGATTCATCGGTTGCGCACAACCGAAATCGAGTTAACTTCGGCCAAAAACAGCTGGCCACCGTGGTTGAGTAAGACGTTGAGTTCGATCAAAGAAGTTGCCAATAAGAAAGATTTTGGCAATATGACATATCCCAGCAACATTCCGAACACAACGCCCTCTTTTATATCACACATAAATGCAATACGACGCGATAGCGTGCCATTGAGGAGTGACCATAGTAATGTAAGGGAGCAGAGACGCGACTCGACCCCGATTATCAAGGATTCTCAGAGTTGTAGTAGTTTGAAGACTCACAATTGA
- the exd gene encoding extradenticle: MDDPGRMMGHTGGGLMPPQPYMNAQDAPAGGENEPRKQDIGEILQQIMNITDQSLDEAQARKHTLNCHRMKPALFSVLCEIKEKTVLSLRNTQEEEPPDPQLMRLDNMLIAEGVAGPEKGGGAGAAASGSAAAQAGQPDNAIEHSDYRAKLAQIRQIYHQELEKYEQACNEFTTHVMNLLREQSRTRPITPKEIERMVQIIHKKFSSIQMQLKQSTCEAVMILRSRFLDARRKRRNFSKQASEILNEYFYSHLSNPYPSEEAKEELARKCGITVSQVSNWFGNKRIRYKKNIGKAQEEANLYAAKKAAGASPYSGTPTPMMSPAPPQDSMGYSMGSAYDQSSAYDASSCGYDPMHAQELSP; this comes from the coding sequence ATGGACGACCCCGGCAGAATGATGGGCCACACCGGCGGCGGCCTGATGCCCCCTCAGCCGTACATGAACGCCCAGGACGCGCCCGCGGGCGGCGAGAACGAGCCCCGCAAGCAGGACATCGGTGAGATCCTCCAGCAGATCATGAACATCACCGACCAGAGCCTCGACGAGGCCCAAGCGCGCAAACACACCCTCAACTGCCACCGCATGAAGCCGGCCCTGTTCTCCGTGCTGTGCGAAATCAAGGAGAAGACGGTGCTCAGCCTGCGGAACACGCAGGAGGAGGAGCCCCCCGACCCCCAGCTGATGCGGCTCGACAACATGCTGATCGCCGAGGGGGTGGCGGGCCCCGAGAAGGGCGGCGGCGCGGGGGCCGCCGCCTCGGGCTCCGCCGCCGCCCAGGCCGGCCAGCCCGACAACGCCATCGAGCACAGCGACTACAGGGCCAAACTCGCCCAAATCCGCCAAATCTACCACCAAGAACTGGAAAAGTACGAACAGGCGTGCAATGAGTTCACCACACACGTTATGAACTTGCTGCGGGAGCAGTCCCGGACTCGCCCAATCACCCCGAAGGAAATCGAGCGGATGGTGCAAATCATACACAAGAAATTCTCCTCGATTCAGATGCAGCTGAAACAGTCGACTTGCGAGGCTGTTATGATCCTCAGATCGCGGTTTTTGGACGCCAGAAGGAAACGCCGGAATTTCAGCAAGCAGGCGTCGGAAATTCTAAACGAGTATTTTTACTCGCATTTGTCTAATCCCTACCCCAGTGAGGAGGCGAAGGAAGAGTTGGCTAGGAAATGCGGGATCACAGTGAGCCAGGTGTCGAACTGGTTCGGGAACAAACGAATCAGGTACAAGAAGAACATCGGGAAGGCGCAGGAAGAGGCCAATTTGTACGCGGCGAAGAAGGCGGCAGGGGCGTCGCCCTACAGCGGCACCCCGACCCCCATGATGTCCCCAGCGCCCCCGCAGGACTCCATGGGCTACTCCATGGGGTCGGCCTACGACCAGAGCTCAGCCTATGACGCCAGTAGCTGTGGTTACGACCCAATGCACGCACAGGAACTGTCGCCCTAA